The following are from one region of the Salvia splendens isolate huo1 chromosome 2, SspV2, whole genome shotgun sequence genome:
- the LOC121785674 gene encoding cellulose synthase A catalytic subunit 2 [UDP-forming]-like: protein MDTKGRLVAGSHNRNEFVLINADDIGRVTSVKELTGQICQICGDEIEFSVDGEPFVACNECAFPVCRPCYEYERREGNQACPQCKTRYKRIRGSPRVDGDEDEDEFDDLEHEFDYNEYEQQHMAGAVLSSRGIGRTASGITTHSEMDPSGVNSEIPLLTYGQEDDTISADKHALIIPPFRGKRIHPMPFSDSSVTFPPRPMDPKKDLAVYGYGTVAWKERMEEWKRKQNEKLQVVKHQGGKGIGDELDDADLPKMDEGRQPLSRKIPIPSSKISPYRIVILLRMAILGLFFHYRIRHPVNDAYGLWLTSIICEIWFAISWIFDQFPKWFPIKRETYLDRLSLRYEKEGKPSELAPIDIFVSTVDPLKEPPLITANTVLSILAVDYPIDKVACYVSDDGAAMLTFEALSETSEFARKWVPFCKKFKIEPRAPEWYFALKVDYLRDKVEPTFVRERRAMKREYEEFKVRINALVAMAQKVPEEGWTMQDGTPWPGNNVRDHPGMIQVFLGQNGVRDIEGNELPRLIYVSREKRPGYEHHKKAGAMNSLIRVSAVISNAPYLLNVDCDHYINNSKALREAMCFMMDPQAGKKICYVQFPQRFDGIDRHDRYSNRNVVFFDINMKGLDGIQGPIYVGTGCVFRRQALYGYDAPKKAKPPGKTCNCWPKWCCCCFGSRKKSKKGKSKDNKKKTKNREATQIHALENIEEGIEGVDSEKSALMPQVKFEKKFGQSPVFIASALLENGGVPAGATSASLLKEAIHVISCGYEDKTEWGKEVGWIYGSVTEDILTGFKMHCHGWRSVYCMPKRPAFKGSAPINLSDRLHQVLRWALGSVEILLSRHCPIWYGYGCGLKPLERFSYINSVVYPLTSLPLLAYCALPAVCLLTGKFIVPEISNYASIIFMGMFISIAVTSVLEMQWGGVGIDDLWRNEQFWVIGGVSSHFFALIQGLLKVLAGVNTNFTVTSKAADDGEFSDLYLFKWTSLLIPPMTLMIINIIGVVVGVSDAINNGYESWGPLFGRLFFALWVIVHLYPFLKGFMGRQDRLPTIIVVWSILLASIFSLLWVRINPFLSRDGIVLEVCGLDCN from the exons ATGGATACTAAAGGCAGGCTCGTTGCTGGCTCGCATAACAGGAATGAGTTTGTTCTCATCAATGCCGATGACATTGGAAGA GTGACTTCTGTGAAAGAGTTGACCGGCCAGATTTGCCAGATTTGTGGAGATGAGATTGAATTCAGTGTAGATGGAGAGCCCTTTGTTGCTTGCAATGAATGTGCATTCCCTGTTTGTAGACCTTGCTATGAGTATGAGAGAAGGGAGGGGAATCAGGCCTGCCCTCAATGCAAAACTAGATACAAGCGTATAAGAG GGAGTCCCAGAGTAGATGGGGATGAAGATGAGGATGAGTTTGATGATTTGGAGCATGAATTTGATTATAATGAGTATGAGCAGCAGCACATGGCCGGAGCAGTGCTTTCGTCCCGCGGCATTGGCCGGACTGCCTCCGGCATCACCACTCACTCGGAGATGGATCCCTCGGGCGTTAACTCGGAGATCCCTCTCCTCACTTATGGTCAAGAG GATGACACGATTTCAGCTGATAAGCATGCTCTAATTATCCCCCCATTTCGCGGGAAGCGAATCCATCCTATGCCCTTTTCTGATTCATCCGTGACAT TTCCACCACGGCCGATGGATCCAAAGAAGGACTTGGCTGTGTATGGCTACGGCACTGTGGCATGGAAGGAGAGAATGGAAGAGTGGAAGAGGAAGCAGAATGAGAAGCTTCAAGTTGTGAAACATCAAGGAGGCAAAGGGATCGGAGATGAGCTGGATGATGCTGATTTACCCAA GATGGATGAAGGCCGACAACCACTTTCGAGGAAGATACCGATTCCTTCGAGCAAGATAAGTCCATACAGAATCGTCATTTTGCTGCGTATGGCAATTCTTGGATTGTTCTTTCATTATAGAATCCGTCACCCCGTCAATGATGCATATGGATTGTGGCTAACATCAATTATATGCGAGATATGGTTTGCTATCTCCTGGATCTTCGATCAGTTCCCAAAGTGGTTTCCAATCAAGCGAGAAACATACCTCGATAGACTCTCTTTAAG GTATGAGAAAGAGGGCAAACCCTCTGAGCTAGCTCCCATAGACATATTTGTGAGTACGGTGGATCCTTTGAAGGAACCTCCGCTAATTACGGCCAACACTGTTCTTTCTATCCTTGCTGTGGATTACCCCATTGACAAGGTTGCCTGCTACGTGTCTGATGATGGTGCTGCAATGCTTACCTTCGAAGCTCTGTCAGAGACGTCAGAGTTTGCCAGGAAGTGGGTCCCATTCtgcaaaaagttcaaaataGAACCTCGTGCTCCCGAATGGTACTTTGCGCTGAAGGTTGACTATCTGAGAGACAAGGTGGAACCCACATTTGTTAGGGAACGTCGTGCAATGAAG AGAGAGTATGAAGAGTTTAAAGTTCGCATAAATGCGCTGGTTGCAATGGCGCAAAAGGTTCCCGAGGAGGGTTGGACGATGCAAGATGGTACTCCATGGCCAGGAAACAATGTCAGGGATCATCCCGGCATGATACAG GTATTCCTGGGACAAAATGGTGTTCGGGATATTGAAGGTAACGAGCTGCCTCGTCTTATATATGTTTCTCGTGAGAAGAGGCCTGGATACGAGCATCATAAGAAAGCCGGTGCTATGAATTCTTTG ATACGGGTATCTGCTGTCATCTCGAATGCTCCTTACCTGCTCAATGTTGATTGTGATCACTACATAAATAACAGTAAGGCTCTCAGAGAAGCTATGTGTTTCATGATGGATCCCCAAGCTGGCAAGAAAATATGCTACGTGCAGTTTCCTCAAAGGTTTGATGGAATTGATAGGCACGACAGATATTCCAACCGTAACGTTGTCTTCTTTGAT ATTAATATGAAAGGGCTTGACGGTATCCAAGGTCCAATTTATGTTGGAACTGGATGCGTCTTTAGGAGGCAAGCGCTTTATGGATATGACGCCCCCAAGAAAGCAAAACCCCCGGGAAAAACGTGCAACTGCTGGCCAAAATGGTGTTGCTGCTGCTTTGGATCTAGAAAGAAGAGTAAGAAAGGAAAATCGAAGGATAATAAGAAAAAGACGAAGAACAGGGAAGCGACACAAATCCATGCTCTTGAAAACATCGAGGAAGGAATTGAAG GAGTCGACAGTGAGAAGTCAGCCCTGATGCCACAGGTAAAATTCGAGAAAAAATTCGGACAATCTCCGGTTTTTATTGCATCAGCTCTCCTAGAAAACGGCGGTGTCCCAGCAGGAGCAACATCTGCATCTCTCTTGAAAGAAGCTATTCATGTGATCAGTTGTGGCTATGAAGATAAAACCGAATGGGGTAAAGAG GTTGGGTGGATTTATGGTTCGGTTACTGAAGATATCTTGACCGGGTTCAAGATGCATTGCCACGGCTGGCGGTCGGTCTACTGTATGCCCAAAAGACCAGCATTCAAAGGGTCTGCTCCTATCAATCTTTCTGATCGTCTCCACCAGGTTCTCCGGTGGGCCTTGGGATCAGTCGAGATCCTATTGAGTAGGCACTGCCCCATTTGGTATGGATACGGATGTGGTCTGAAACCACTGGAGAGATTCTCGTACATAAACTCGGTCGTCTATCCATTGACTTCACTTCCATTGCTTGCTTACTGTGCCTTACCAGCCGTCTGCCTGCTTACAGGAAAATTTATTGTCCCAGAG ATCAGTAACTACGCCAGTATCATCTTTATGGGGATGTTCATATCCATCGCTGTGACTAGCGTGTTGGAGATGCAGTGGGGTGGCGTTGGGATCGATGACCTGTGGAGAAACGAGCAGTTTTGGGTGATCGGAGGAGTCTCGTCTCACTTCTTTGCTCTAATACAAGGTCTCCTAAAAGTTCTGGCTGGTGTGAACACAAACTTCACTGTCACCTCAAAAGCAGCTGATGATGGAGAGTTCTCAGATCTCTACCTCTTTAAGTGGACGTCTCTGTTGATCCCGCCCATGACACTGATGATCATCAACATCATCGGAGTCGTGGTTGGAGTCTCGGACGCCATAAACAACGGGTATGAATCGTGGGGGCCTCTCTTCGGAAGGCTCTTTTTCGCCCTCTGGGTGATCGTCCATCTGTACCCATTCCTCAAAGGTTTCATGGGGCGCCAAGACCGCCTCCCGACCATCATCGTGGTGTGGTCGATTCTTTTGGCTTCCATTTTCTCGTTGCTGTGGGTTCGTATCAACCCCTTTTTGTCGAGGGATGGCATCGTCTTAGAAGTTTGTGGCTTGGACTGTAATTAG